A region from the Pseudomonas sp. Teo4 genome encodes:
- a CDS encoding MFS transporter: MNQPQSVGNCLDVQSFINEQPLSRFQWRVVILCFLIVFLDGLDTAAMGFIAPALSQEWGIDRASLGPVMSAALIGMVFGALGSGPLADRFGRKGVLVAAVLVFGGFSLASAYATNVDQLLVLRFLTGLGLGAGMPNATTLLSEYTPERLKSLLVTSMFCGFNLGMAGGGFISAKMIPAYGWHSLLVIGGVLPLLLAVVLMIWLPESARFLVVRNRGTDKVRKTLAPIAPTVVAQAASFSVPEQKAVAARNVFAVIFSGTYGVGTLLLWLTYFMGLVIVYLLTSWLPTLMRDSGASMEQAAFIGALFQFGGVLSAVGVGWAMDRFNPHKVIGIFYLLAGVFAYAVGQSLGNITVLATLVLIAGMCVNGAQSAMPSLAARFYPTQGRATGVSWMLGIGRFGAILGAWSGATLLGLGWSFEQVLTALLVPAALATVGVIVKGLVSHADAT; the protein is encoded by the coding sequence GTCCAGTCGTTCATCAATGAACAGCCACTTTCCCGTTTCCAGTGGCGGGTGGTGATTCTCTGCTTCCTGATTGTCTTCCTCGACGGCCTGGACACTGCCGCCATGGGCTTCATCGCGCCGGCCCTGTCCCAGGAGTGGGGCATCGACCGCGCCAGTCTTGGCCCGGTGATGAGCGCGGCGCTGATCGGCATGGTGTTCGGTGCGCTCGGTTCCGGCCCTCTGGCTGACCGCTTCGGCCGCAAAGGTGTGCTGGTGGCGGCCGTGCTGGTATTCGGCGGCTTCAGCCTGGCCTCGGCCTATGCCACCAATGTCGACCAGTTGCTGGTGCTGCGCTTCCTCACCGGCCTGGGGCTGGGCGCAGGCATGCCCAACGCCACCACGCTGCTGTCCGAATACACCCCTGAGCGCCTCAAGTCGCTGCTGGTGACCAGCATGTTCTGTGGCTTCAACCTGGGCATGGCCGGTGGTGGTTTCATTTCCGCCAAGATGATTCCGGCCTATGGCTGGCACAGTCTGTTGGTGATCGGTGGCGTGCTGCCGCTGTTGCTGGCGGTGGTGCTGATGATCTGGCTGCCAGAGTCGGCACGCTTCCTGGTGGTGCGTAACCGTGGCACCGACAAAGTGCGCAAGACCCTGGCGCCAATCGCTCCGACAGTAGTGGCCCAGGCTGCCAGCTTCAGTGTGCCGGAGCAGAAGGCGGTCGCTGCTCGCAACGTCTTTGCGGTGATCTTCTCCGGCACCTACGGCGTCGGGACCTTGCTGCTGTGGCTGACCTATTTCATGGGCCTGGTGATTGTTTACCTGCTGACCAGCTGGTTGCCCACGCTTATGCGTGACAGTGGCGCAAGCATGGAGCAGGCGGCGTTCATCGGTGCCTTGTTCCAGTTCGGCGGTGTGCTCAGTGCCGTAGGGGTAGGTTGGGCCATGGACCGCTTCAACCCGCACAAGGTGATCGGCATCTTCTACCTGCTGGCTGGGGTGTTCGCCTACGCCGTGGGGCAGAGCCTGGGCAACATCACCGTGCTGGCCACCCTGGTATTGATTGCCGGTATGTGCGTGAACGGTGCGCAGTCGGCGATGCCGTCGCTGGCAGCGCGCTTCTACCCGACCCAAGGGCGTGCCACCGGGGTTTCGTGGATGCTGGGCATCGGGCGTTTCGGCGCGATTCTGGGTGCCTGGAGCGGCGCGACCTTGCTGGGCCTGGGCTGGAGCTTCGAGCAGGTGCTGACGGCCTTGCTGGTGCCTGCGGCGCTGGCGACTGTAGGCGTCATCGTGAAGGGACTGGTGAGCCACGCGGACGCGACCTGA
- a CDS encoding CoA transferase subunit A: MAAILPLHEAVKQFIQDGDTVALEGFTHLIPTAAGHEIIRQGKRDLTLVRMTPDLIYDQLIGAGCAKKIIFSWGGNPGVGSLHRLRDAVEKQWPHAIEIEEHSHADLANAYVAGASGLPFAVLRAYAGSDLPKVNPLIKSVTCPFTGEVLAAVPSVRPDVTVIHAQKADRKGNVLLWGILGVQKEAALAAKRCIVTVEEIVDDLQAPMNACVLPTWALSAVCLVPGGAHPSYAHGYYERDNRFYQDWDPIARNRESFSAWIDTYIRGTADFNEYKAKLASTSEAAQ; the protein is encoded by the coding sequence ATGGCTGCAATCCTCCCGCTTCACGAAGCTGTGAAGCAGTTCATTCAAGACGGCGATACCGTCGCGCTCGAAGGCTTCACCCACCTGATCCCGACCGCCGCCGGCCACGAGATCATCCGTCAGGGCAAGCGCGACCTTACCCTTGTACGCATGACCCCGGACCTGATCTACGACCAACTGATCGGCGCCGGCTGCGCCAAGAAGATCATCTTCTCGTGGGGCGGCAACCCAGGTGTTGGCTCGCTGCACCGTCTGCGTGACGCGGTCGAGAAGCAGTGGCCGCATGCGATCGAAATCGAAGAGCACAGCCACGCCGACCTCGCCAACGCTTATGTCGCTGGTGCTTCCGGCCTGCCATTCGCCGTACTGCGCGCCTATGCCGGTTCCGACCTGCCGAAGGTCAACCCGCTGATCAAGAGCGTCACCTGCCCGTTCACCGGTGAAGTTCTCGCCGCAGTGCCGTCGGTTCGCCCGGACGTTACCGTGATTCACGCGCAGAAGGCCGACCGCAAGGGCAACGTGCTGCTGTGGGGCATCCTCGGCGTGCAGAAAGAAGCAGCCCTGGCCGCCAAACGTTGCATCGTCACCGTCGAAGAAATCGTCGATGACCTGCAGGCACCGATGAACGCCTGTGTCCTGCCGACCTGGGCGCTGAGCGCAGTGTGCCTGGTGCCGGGTGGCGCACATCCGTCCTACGCCCACGGTTACTACGAGCGTGACAACCGCTTCTACCAGGACTGGGACCCGATTGCGCGCAACCGCGAGTCGTTCAGCGCCTGGATCGACACCTACATCCGTGGTACCGCTGATTTCAACGAATACAAGGCCAAGCTGGCCAGCACCTCGGAGGCTGCACAATGA
- a CDS encoding CoA-transferase subunit beta, producing the protein MSYSTSEMMTVAAARRLRNGAVCFVGIGLPSKAANLARLTSSPDVVLIYESGPIGAKPSVLPLSIGDGELAETADTVVPTGEIFRYWLQGGRIDVGFLGAAQVDRFGNINTTVVGDYHAPKTRLPGAGGAPEIAGSAKQVLIILKQSPRAFVDKLDFITSVGHGEGGDSRKRLGLPGEGPVGIITDLCIMEPEAGTNEFVVTSIHPGVTREQIVAATGWAIRFADDVQTTNEPTEVELGALRDLEARTAKAHGQVAGEA; encoded by the coding sequence ATGAGCTACTCCACCTCTGAAATGATGACCGTCGCCGCTGCCCGTCGCCTGCGTAACGGCGCTGTCTGCTTCGTCGGCATCGGCCTGCCGTCCAAGGCTGCCAACCTGGCCCGCCTGACCTCGTCGCCTGACGTGGTGCTGATCTACGAATCCGGCCCGATCGGCGCCAAACCGAGCGTGCTGCCGCTGTCCATCGGTGACGGCGAGCTGGCAGAAACCGCTGACACCGTGGTGCCGACCGGCGAGATCTTCCGCTACTGGCTGCAGGGTGGCCGCATCGACGTGGGCTTCCTCGGCGCCGCCCAGGTTGACCGCTTCGGCAACATCAACACCACCGTGGTGGGCGACTACCACGCGCCCAAGACCCGTCTGCCGGGTGCTGGCGGCGCGCCGGAGATTGCAGGTTCGGCCAAGCAGGTGCTGATCATCCTCAAGCAGTCGCCCCGCGCCTTCGTCGACAAGCTGGACTTCATCACCTCGGTCGGCCACGGCGAAGGTGGCGATTCGCGCAAGCGTCTGGGCCTGCCGGGTGAAGGCCCGGTCGGGATCATCACCGACCTGTGCATCATGGAGCCGGAAGCCGGCACCAACGAATTCGTGGTCACTTCGATTCACCCGGGCGTGACCCGTGAGCAGATCGTTGCCGCCACCGGCTGGGCGATCCGTTTCGCCGACGACGTGCAGACCACCAACGAACCGACTGAAGTCGAGCTGGGCGCCCTGCGCGACCTCGAAGCCCGTACCGCCAAGGCCCATGGCCAGGTGGCAGGAGAAGCCTGA